TTGCAGCACCACTGACAAATTTGTGAAAACAAATGTGACAGGTGACCTTGACCTTCAGCCTATCTGCAAATTTGGAATCACTTTTCACGTGGAACACAAAGCAGGTGATATTTTCATTCCAGTAGGATGTGCAATGCTAAACTATTTTCTGAATGTGTTGATGCTCAGTAAATTGACCCCATGTATATCTGTGGGCCTGGCAAATAATATAACAAGTGCATATCACAAGTAATATTGCTCAAGTGTGACATATGCAAAAATTGAGTCAATATTGAATGAAGGCCTACCTAGGTTTACCAATTTCTACCGCAGTATCTtcagaagtactccctccgtccggaaatacttgtcttagaaatggttgtatctagacttattttagttatagatacatccattttcaaccatttctaagacaagtatttccggacggagggagtaatagaCAGTGTCCTTGAAACAAGATAATAATTAGAACATATGATATTTCTTATGAGGTGGTAAGTTTAATGCTGGTTGCTTGCAGAAAGCATCAAAAGGAACAACACTTTCATCCAGTCTTTAGTCTTTCTGTACTGAAAGCTGTCATTTCTCAATCCTTACTTTTTTCAATTCTGTCAGCACGTAGATGCTGCAAAATTGTACTTGAGGAAATACATCTTGTGTTTGTAATGCTAAAAAAGATCATGTTATCTTCAGAAGAAATAGATAGTGACCTTGAAACAAGATTGGAATTAGAAAGTAAAGTTTTCCTAATGAAGCTTTACGCTGGCAATTTTTTTGCTGTCTGCTTGCACTAGCATCGCAAGGAGCAAACTTTCAGAGTCTTCGGTCTTTCTGTACCAAAAGCCGTCCTATTGCCAATCCTTTTTTTTCAAATATTGGCAGTACATTTGGTCATTTATACAAAGTAGTTAGTGAAGGTAGTTTTTGTTTCAGTGCTGAGTGGTTTGATATGGCTTGTAACTAATAATAGATACACAAGAAAATGCATCCTCATAGTTAACAGGTAAGCCATGTTACTGAGCAATTTGTTACTGATATGCTTAATTCAGAAGCATAGGCGATTGTTAGAATGGCCTAGGAGCAATTCCGCTGAATGTGAAAACATATTTGACGTAGATAAGAAATACTGTAGTTCGAATGCAGTACCATCCCCATGTCTTTTTCAGATGACATTATTAGTTATTTGCTCCACTTCACATTGTAGGAAGCTattccctccattccaaaataagtgaTGTGGTTTTAGTACCAACTTAATTGCTTTTTTTTTATCAGGTCTTTGCCTTTGTGACCGCTGAGTATGAAACCGCAAAGAATTCCCTGAACCAGGTATGCTAATATTCGTATTTAATCCTGGCCAACAATTTGTTCTGCTACTATCCGTATTTTCCAAGCATCCAACTGTGTAATTAACCAAAGCTTCAAATCTGAAGTATTCCTCTTGTCACCTTGGCATAAGAGATCTGCTTAGAATATGTGTAATATTTTGTCAGGATGCCCTTTAATCATCACTCAGAATATCTTCCTTTCTTTGCCAAGTAGTGTAAATTGCATCTCATTAAGAAGACAGTAGGGGGTGATCGTGAACCATGCTTATATTCATTTCATTACAATTGACAGGTTTCATTATGGGACAGCATAATACCTGACAAAGACCAGGCTAATGTGCAAGTGGAGGTGAAGAGCAAGTATCCCCTGATTGACCAGGTAAGGCTCCACTCTTTGTCCATTTTGTCACATGTTCTGGATTCGTCTTTGACACGATTCGTCTCCTGTCATCAGGGGACCAGTCTGCGGGGCAAGAAAGTTCAGCTTGTCCTCCACTGGCACATCATGCCGAACGCCGGCGCAATGATCCGAGGCAAGATGCCTCTTTCGGAGTTCACTCTCCCAGACACCTATACTTCCTGAAAACGAAGCTGTGCTCCTCTGCTCCATCTGATAAATTATGTAGGAGGCTCGCAGTTGTAGATCTATAAGAAGAATCCTCTAGTGAATACGAAGCGTCTTTGCTGCACTCAGGACAGTAGTCTTGTTAATTCCTGATTTGTTGTTCGTTCACAGTGTGGATATATATAGCTTATTATTGATCAAGCAGTGAATGAATATCACTTGGGTCGGAGTTGGGGCGTAGAGGTGCGTGTTGGAGGTGTTGCGCCTGCTGCAGCACTGCAGGCTGCCCGGGGGTTATCAGTCGGCTTATGTCACTCTGCCTGGCTGCATGCCGAGGCAATTCACACAGTATCAATGTCACCTCATAGGTAATGTATATACACCATTGATTTGCTGACTTGTTTCCAACGTacccctccgttccaaattacttgaCCCATATTTATCTAGACACTAAACAAGtatagatacatccgtatctagacaaattcAAGTCAACtaatttgaaacggagggagtagctgtctGGATAGGTTGGGCATGATGGAGAGCCCTGTCCGGGTGTATTTGTGCATGCCAAGTGGATAGGTAGGTTGGTACGTAGTGGATTCTGGGCAAATCTACGAGAGAGCAAGGATACAGTGAAATTCAGTGGTCCTGTGGTTATCTGCCAGACACTGACTTCAGAGGTGTGATGAAATGGAATTGGCCAGTGGTCGGTCGCCTGCCTAGTTTTTTACTACCACAGTAGTCAAGTGAACCGAAAGACGCAACATTCAGGGTTTGGGTTTTATACTCGCATCTCTCCATTCTGAAAGGTGAAAAGAGTGCACGAATCCACTTGTATCTCAGCTCATTTTTTGGCACCAAAGAAAGTGCCATTTCCTCTAGCCGCGGCTGCAACTGCAAAGGTCCTCGTGATCACGATCACCATCGGTTTGGTACTGCTCTTCATCGTTGCTAGGAGCTACTAGTATCTTATTTGAATGTGCGTCAAGCAGTTGTACCTTCCACAGTAGAGCAACCAGTCTCCTGTTCTTCTCTTCATCTTTCCTTTGCAGATAAGAGTCGTTGCTCTTTGACTCATGGTGTACAGTGTTTGTCACAACTCCTCTGCATGAGCGCTCCCTTGTGTATCCTCTCAGCGGGGAGAGAACGCGCCTGGCGACACTCGGAGAACAATGCAACTGCCGCGCCTAGGAAGAAAACTCTAGAAGCAGGGACGTGTCCTTAACAAGCTCGAGTATTGACACATACACCGGAGCATTAGCAGTGCATTGCCATGcagttttttttcttcaaaaagcCATGTAACATTAACTTGAACTCGATTCACGCGACACGACGCGTGCATGGTAGCGATGATATTTTTCAATGGATATACTAAGCCTAGTTcataataaattatatatgaGGCAGCCAATGATGAGCCTAATTGTGTCACACATGGGAAATGGTTAGATGTAAGTCACCTGGTTttcaatttgggtcagtcgaccgcTTTGGGACGTCGGATGCAGATCCAACGGCAGGGACCCCTTCTTCCTCAAGTTCATCTCCTTCCTTCCTTCGAACCGCCCGCGGCCGTCGGCACTCCCGCGTAGCATCGTCGCACCGCCACCCCCCTCCCCCTACAGCGGCCCACCACCATGCTGCCGCCcccaccggccatccctctagccctgGCGTCAATGGAGATTTTCGCCGGCGAAGTTGAACCACCGCCGTTCttccgccccaacccccaccctaAGATGAACAATGGGGTAGCCCTCCTGCGAGCTCCTTCCTTCCCTTCGGCCTCCCTGCGGCGAACTTCAAAATCGACTAACCCCAAAACCGGAAGTCCGACTGACATCTAGCTATTGTGCACACTATGAAGAAGGTCGTTGTGGCATAAACCTAGGAGAATCGAACAAGGTTGCGTATGCCTTCGTTGGACCACCTCT
The Aegilops tauschii subsp. strangulata cultivar AL8/78 chromosome 3, Aet v6.0, whole genome shotgun sequence genome window above contains:
- the LOC109738519 gene encoding signal peptidase complex subunit 3; amino-acid sequence: MHSWGTRLLAAATTAALLLIATCAAASALDAFHVPSVEAQAHVTKINRFHKQINGNDKVTLTFSLSANLESLFTWNTKQVFAFVTAEYETAKNSLNQVSLWDSIIPDKDQANVQVEVKSKYPLIDQGTSLRGKKVQLVLHWHIMPNAGAMIRGKMPLSEFTLPDTYTS